In Fibrobacter sp., the sequence CAAAGTCCGCTTCAGCACGGGGCCGATTTGCGGACACACAAACTAGGAAGCTTTCTTACGAGATTTCTTGGGCGTCTCGGAAGAAGGATTCAATGCCTTCTTGACCATGTCGGCAGTAAGAAGCAACTTCTTGTTTTCAGTGCCGGGCATTTCAAACATGTAGCGCTGCAGAGCCTTTTCCATGACGGAACGGAGGCCGCGGGCACCAGTTTTGCGGACCATGGTTTCGCGGACGATTTCCTTGAGGGCATCATCCTCGAATTCCAACTCGATACCGTCCATTGCGAACAAACTCTTGTACTGCTTTACCAAGGCGTTCTTGGGTTTGGTCAAGATGTTGAGCAATGCGGATTCGTCAAGTTCTTCGAGAGCCACAGCCACAGGCAAACGGCCGACGATTTCGGGAATCAAACCGAACTGAATCAAGTCATCAGGTTCGATTACCTTGAAGAGTTCACTCAGGGAGTTTTCTTCTGCGCTACGAATTTCGGCACCAAAGCCCATGCCGCCCTTGTTGATGCGGCGGGAAATAATCTTGTCCAAAGTTTCGAAGGCGCCACCGCAAATGAAAAGGATGTTGCGGGTATTCACCTGAACCAGTGGCTGTTCCGGATGCTTACGGCCACCCTTCGGGGGCACGGCAGCAACGGTACCTTCCAAAAGCTTCAGCAAGCCCTGCTGAACACCTTCGCCACTGACGTCGCGGGTGATGGAAGGATTGGCGGTCTTACGGGCGATCTTGTCGATTTCATCGATGAAGATGATGCCACGTTCGGCCTTGGCCACATCATAGTCGGCAGCCTGCAAAAGGCGCACGATGATGCTGTCCACGTCTTCACCAACGTAGCCTGCTTCCGTAAGGACGGTAGCATCGGCAATGGAGAACGGAACATCAAGGAAGCGGGCCATGGTCTGAGCCAGCAAAGTCTTACCGGATCCGGTAGGGCCCACCAACAGCAAGTTGGACTTTTCCACTTCCACGTCGTTCTTGTCGGTATGAGTTTGTTTGTAACGCAGACGCTTGTAGTGATTGTAGACGGCAACAGAAAGTGCCATCTTGGCCTGGTCCTGGCCGATTACGAATTCGTCCAGGTGGGCCTTGATTTCAGAAGGGCACGGGAGCGGCTTGGAAGCAACTTCTGCTGCAGCCGCAGCCTGTTGAGAACGGGAACGGTCTTCTT encodes:
- the clpX gene encoding ATP-dependent Clp protease ATP-binding subunit ClpX; its protein translation is MYRNGKNHPTVTCSFCGKPAEQVEKMITGAGVHICSDCVSMCHRIIEEDRSRSQQAAAAAEVASKPLPCPSEIKAHLDEFVIGQDQAKMALSVAVYNHYKRLRYKQTHTDKNDVEVEKSNLLLVGPTGSGKTLLAQTMARFLDVPFSIADATVLTEAGYVGEDVDSIIVRLLQAADYDVAKAERGIIFIDEIDKIARKTANPSITRDVSGEGVQQGLLKLLEGTVAAVPPKGGRKHPEQPLVQVNTRNILFICGGAFETLDKIISRRINKGGMGFGAEIRSAEENSLSELFKVIEPDDLIQFGLIPEIVGRLPVAVALEELDESALLNILTKPKNALVKQYKSLFAMDGIELEFEDDALKEIVRETMVRKTGARGLRSVMEKALQRYMFEMPGTENKKLLLTADMVKKALNPSSETPKKSRKKAS